One window of Nostoc sp. C052 genomic DNA carries:
- a CDS encoding PPC domain-containing protein, giving the protein MSTQFLGTLGSSARSFNGFNVNAGDPTDVFRFSIGSTRNINLSLNNITAGDDADLTLFRDVNGNGILDATDRAFGFVTNSRKGSNVDDSINVRANAGTYFAEVQRFAPGSNGAVFYDLDLSATTPTSTFDYSNLLPKEFVVGNLTSDVTRFGNINNNNTADVYSFSLGFFKGVNISLTGLSADADIRLIRDSNNNQIVDPGEEVARSIRGGNTSELISNITLSGNYYLQVNQFSGSTPYTVTFDQFNTPFA; this is encoded by the coding sequence ATGAGTACTCAATTTCTTGGTACATTAGGTAGCTCGGCTCGTTCCTTCAATGGCTTCAATGTCAATGCAGGAGATCCCACAGATGTCTTTAGGTTCTCAATTGGCAGCACCAGAAACATCAACTTGTCTCTCAACAACATTACCGCTGGCGATGATGCTGATTTGACACTTTTTCGCGATGTTAACGGTAACGGTATACTAGATGCTACTGACAGAGCATTTGGATTTGTTACCAATTCTCGTAAGGGAAGTAACGTTGATGACTCAATTAACGTTAGAGCTAACGCAGGTACTTATTTTGCCGAAGTACAACGCTTTGCTCCAGGTAGTAACGGTGCTGTTTTTTACGATTTAGACTTGTCTGCAACTACACCTACTTCGACATTTGATTACAGCAATCTTCTGCCGAAGGAATTTGTAGTTGGTAATCTGACAAGTGATGTTACCCGTTTTGGTAACATCAATAACAATAACACCGCAGATGTTTACAGCTTCTCTTTAGGATTTTTTAAGGGTGTAAATATTAGCTTGACTGGACTTAGCGCCGATGCTGATATCCGACTGATTCGGGACTCTAACAATAATCAGATTGTCGATCCTGGAGAAGAAGTTGCACGCTCTATTAGGGGTGGTAATACATCAGAATTGATTTCCAACATTACCCTATCTGGTAACTATTACTTGCAGGTCAATCAATTCTCTGGTAGTACTCCCTATACTGTGACTTTCGATCAGTTCAACACCCCCTTTGCTTAA
- the ptsP gene encoding phosphoenolpyruvate--protein phosphotransferase, whose protein sequence is MAAIAIVIVSHSKQLALGVRELAAQMVQGQVSIAVAAGIEDSENPLGTDPIQVYEAIASVFSDDGVLVLMDLGSALLSAEMAIEFLPEAQQQKVYLCEAPLVEGAIAAVVAAAAGGDIHQVMAEARGALLAKATQLGLVSSPLSAITPTTTNIESPTREIQLIVSNHLGLHARPAAQFVATAARFQSQILVRNLTRNTQLVRGDSINQVTTLGVRQGHELLITATGSDADEALAALQALFANNFGEAARSCCSNKEEPALKTGFPSQVTGVGLPNPEGEDRVSLNSPPVFQYEVTPTTHGELSGIAASPGVAIAPVVHYQPTHIIVTQYHVEDVEAEWQRLQTAIHTAQQEIQAVFSQASLQIGDAEAAIFDAQLLFLEDPVLLEAAKERILANHINAEAVWQAVVDEVVTSYRTLEDSYLQERVDDVLDVGRRVLRLLSGNAPANLHLQEPAILVATDLTPSDTAGLDPTKVLGICTTSGSATSHSAIIARTLGIPAVLGVDAQVLHLADGTLMALDGESGRAWVEPESHILDLLAAKQSAWQAAQQEAQATANQPAITCDGKQISVFANIGSINDVQVAVASGAEGVGLLRTEFLYLDRTSAPTEEEQLAVYQAIAQVLDNRPLIIRTLDVGGDKPLPYLRVGFPEANPFLGWRGIRFCLDHLDLFKTQLRAILRASVGHQIKIMLPMIATVTEVRAAKVILGEVQAELNQAGIAFDAAMKVGIMIEVPSAVAIADQLAAEVDFFSIGTNDLSQYVMASDRTNPRVANLVDALHPAVLRMVQQTVQAAHTAGISVGLCGELAADTFATAILLGLGLDELSVNPQSIPGVKQAIARLSIVASEAIVASALQQDSATHVRELISTEIGQNRI, encoded by the coding sequence GTGGCCGCGATCGCAATTGTTATCGTTTCTCACAGTAAACAACTGGCTCTGGGTGTGCGGGAACTCGCCGCGCAGATGGTTCAGGGCCAAGTTTCCATTGCTGTTGCAGCAGGTATTGAAGATTCTGAAAATCCATTGGGTACAGATCCCATCCAGGTTTATGAGGCGATCGCTTCTGTATTTTCTGATGATGGTGTCTTGGTGTTAATGGATTTGGGTAGTGCTTTGCTAAGTGCAGAAATGGCCATTGAGTTTCTACCAGAAGCACAACAGCAAAAAGTGTATTTGTGTGAAGCCCCGCTAGTAGAAGGTGCGATCGCTGCTGTGGTAGCGGCGGCGGCTGGTGGAGATATTCACCAAGTTATGGCGGAAGCACGCGGCGCACTCCTAGCAAAAGCAACTCAATTGGGTTTAGTTAGTAGTCCGTTGTCTGCTATCACCCCAACAACAACCAATATAGAATCACCAACGCGAGAAATTCAGCTGATTGTGAGCAATCACTTAGGATTACACGCCCGTCCCGCAGCGCAGTTTGTCGCAACCGCAGCCCGGTTTCAATCCCAAATTTTAGTACGGAATTTAACGAGAAATACTCAGCTAGTTAGGGGTGACAGTATTAACCAAGTTACAACTTTAGGAGTGCGTCAAGGACACGAACTGCTGATTACTGCCACTGGTTCTGATGCAGATGAGGCACTGGCAGCATTACAGGCATTATTCGCGAATAACTTTGGTGAGGCAGCCCGGTCTTGTTGTTCCAACAAAGAGGAGCCAGCGCTGAAGACGGGTTTCCCGTCGCAGGTGACTGGCGTTGGACTGCCGAACCCGGAGGGTGAAGATCGTGTTTCCTTGAATTCTCCACCAGTATTTCAGTATGAAGTTACCCCAACAACTCACGGCGAACTTTCGGGGATTGCAGCTTCTCCAGGAGTAGCGATCGCACCTGTTGTTCATTATCAACCCACTCATATTATTGTTACGCAATACCACGTTGAAGATGTTGAAGCAGAGTGGCAAAGATTACAAACAGCAATCCACACCGCCCAACAAGAAATTCAAGCAGTTTTCTCACAAGCATCTCTGCAAATTGGTGATGCTGAAGCCGCCATTTTTGACGCCCAACTACTATTTTTAGAAGATCCAGTGTTGTTGGAAGCGGCTAAAGAACGCATTTTAGCAAACCATATAAATGCTGAAGCCGTTTGGCAAGCTGTAGTAGATGAAGTAGTAACTTCCTACCGCACACTTGAGGATTCTTATCTGCAAGAGCGAGTTGACGATGTTTTAGATGTCGGGCGAAGAGTGCTACGATTACTATCTGGCAATGCCCCCGCTAACCTGCATCTTCAGGAACCGGCGATTTTAGTGGCGACTGATTTAACTCCCTCAGATACCGCTGGATTAGATCCGACAAAGGTGTTGGGTATTTGTACTACTTCTGGTAGTGCCACTTCCCACAGTGCAATTATCGCTCGGACATTGGGTATTCCCGCAGTTTTGGGAGTAGATGCCCAGGTGTTGCACTTAGCAGATGGTACACTTATGGCTCTTGATGGCGAAAGTGGCAGAGCTTGGGTAGAACCGGAATCACACATCCTAGATTTACTAGCAGCAAAGCAGTCAGCTTGGCAAGCTGCCCAACAAGAAGCACAAGCTACAGCAAATCAACCAGCAATTACTTGTGATGGTAAGCAAATTAGCGTCTTCGCCAATATTGGTAGTATAAATGATGTCCAAGTTGCTGTAGCTAGCGGTGCAGAAGGCGTGGGACTCCTCCGCACTGAGTTTCTCTATTTAGATCGGACAAGCGCCCCGACGGAAGAAGAACAATTAGCAGTGTATCAGGCGATCGCCCAAGTTTTAGATAATCGTCCGCTAATTATTCGTACCCTCGATGTCGGTGGTGATAAGCCACTTCCCTATCTCAGAGTCGGATTTCCAGAAGCTAATCCTTTTTTAGGCTGGCGCGGAATTCGTTTCTGTTTAGATCATCTGGATTTGTTCAAAACTCAGTTACGGGCAATTTTGAGAGCCAGTGTCGGACACCAAATTAAAATCATGTTGCCGATGATTGCGACGGTAACGGAGGTACGTGCAGCTAAGGTAATTTTGGGTGAAGTGCAGGCTGAACTCAATCAAGCTGGTATTGCCTTTGATGCCGCGATGAAAGTAGGAATTATGATCGAGGTTCCGTCAGCAGTGGCGATCGCAGATCAGTTAGCCGCTGAAGTAGACTTCTTTAGTATAGGTACTAACGACCTGAGCCAGTACGTCATGGCTAGCGATCGCACTAATCCCCGCGTGGCAAATTTAGTTGATGCGCTACATCCAGCAGTATTACGAATGGTGCAACAAACTGTTCAAGCTGCCCATACAGCAGGGATTTCAGTCGGATTATGTGGAGAATTGGCAGCAGATACTTTCGCAACAGCAATTTTATTAGGTTTAGGGCTGGATGAATTAAGCGTCAATCCCCAAAGTATACCTGGCGTGAAGCAGGCGATCGCTCGATTAAGTATAGTTGCAAGTGAAGCGATCGTGGCATCAGCATTACAGCAAGATTCTGCAACTCACGTCAGAGAGCTAATTTCAACGGAAATCGGCCAGAATCGCATTTAA
- a CDS encoding cobalamin-binding protein, with the protein MTDNDVRIVSLIPGGTETLAALGLVNAIVGRSHECDYPPEIHNRPICTQARLNSNASSSQINDEVNKLLQSALSIYEIKTDVLEQLQPTHILTQDQCDVCAVSLHEVEKAVATLVDSKPQIISLQPNILQDVWTDIERVGNIFGVDSVKVLENLEARVKICHHRIQGLSLHELPTVACVEWTDPLMVAANWIPELVNLAGGQSLFCATGQPSPVLPWETLLTTNPDVIVFMPCGFDLNRTRQEAQLLTQRPEWGKLHATEAGRVYITDGNSYFNRPGPRLVDSLEILAEILHPEIFQYGYKGTAWETL; encoded by the coding sequence ATGACGGACAATGATGTAAGAATTGTTTCCCTGATTCCCGGTGGAACAGAGACTTTAGCAGCACTAGGGTTGGTTAATGCTATTGTGGGGCGATCGCACGAATGTGATTACCCTCCAGAAATCCACAATCGCCCTATTTGTACCCAAGCACGTTTAAACTCCAATGCCTCCAGCAGCCAGATTAACGATGAAGTGAACAAATTATTGCAATCGGCTCTTAGTATCTATGAAATCAAAACAGATGTTTTAGAGCAGTTGCAGCCTACCCACATTCTCACTCAAGACCAGTGCGATGTTTGTGCTGTCAGTTTACACGAAGTTGAAAAGGCAGTTGCCACACTCGTTGACAGTAAACCTCAGATTATTTCTTTACAACCCAATATTCTCCAGGACGTTTGGACTGATATTGAACGAGTCGGCAACATCTTTGGCGTAGACTCGGTAAAAGTCTTAGAAAATTTAGAAGCCCGCGTCAAAATTTGTCACCACAGAATCCAAGGACTTTCTTTACATGAACTCCCTACTGTCGCCTGTGTCGAGTGGACTGATCCTTTGATGGTGGCTGCGAATTGGATTCCTGAATTAGTTAACCTAGCAGGAGGACAGTCTCTATTTTGTGCTACAGGTCAGCCTTCTCCTGTCTTGCCGTGGGAAACTCTATTAACAACGAATCCAGATGTAATTGTTTTTATGCCTTGTGGCTTTGATTTAAATCGCACTCGCCAAGAAGCCCAGTTGTTAACTCAACGCCCAGAGTGGGGAAAACTACACGCGACTGAAGCTGGTAGGGTCTACATCACTGATGGCAATTCTTACTTCAATCGCCCAGGGCCACGACTGGTAGATTCTCTAGAAATTTTGGCAGAAATTTTGCATCCAGAAATTTTTCAATACGGCTACAAAGGAACTGCTTGGGAAACTTTGTAA
- a CDS encoding ATP-binding protein: MQVVSARDITEYNQTQEALKIKEHSRRKQSQTLVQLARSKTFQQGNLNAVLREITETTAGTLLVERVGIWLYNEERSKIECIDLYDVRTKEHTSGNSLLKTNYPVYFQALEEERTIAADDAINDFRTQELSKSYLSVMGITSLLDAPIWLEGRLIGVVCHEHIGKGRQWTLEEETFAGSIADFVTLAIEASERNVVQEALRQSEAQFRAIFERSSIGIGLIDMKAQIVDANVALCEILGYSREELYGKTFTDYISAERGDLKLYKQLMSGIRTDLKRSSRDGFQASKHQEQLVQRHRIEMERRCLHQNGNLVWTHISVSVIPGSNGEPEFFLAMIEDITERKQTELKLRASQEAAEAASRAKSEFLATMSHELRTPLNAIMGLSQLLQQEIVGSLNEKQNEYVTSIYSSGEHLLALINDILDLSKVEAGKEELLLSPLPVSDLCNYAIWTVRDRALEKGLQLTCKIDLEEDICIADERRIKQMLLNLLTNAIKFTPAGQVSLLVKKVPQGITFTISDTGIGIDSSQFQFLFEPFKQLDSRLNRQYEGTGLGLALTRKLARLHGGDVTVTSTLGKGSQFTLFLPNSAHLGDE; this comes from the coding sequence ATGCAAGTGGTGTCAGCTAGAGATATTACAGAGTACAACCAGACCCAAGAGGCTTTAAAAATCAAAGAGCATAGTCGGCGAAAACAAAGCCAAACGCTGGTACAACTAGCAAGAAGCAAGACATTTCAGCAAGGTAATCTCAATGCCGTGTTGAGAGAAATCACAGAAACTACTGCTGGGACGCTCTTAGTCGAGCGAGTTGGCATATGGTTGTATAATGAAGAACGTTCTAAAATCGAGTGTATTGATTTGTATGATGTGAGGACTAAAGAGCATACCTCTGGTAACTCGCTTTTAAAAACAAATTATCCAGTTTATTTCCAGGCTTTAGAAGAGGAACGTACCATAGCCGCAGATGATGCCATAAACGATTTCAGAACTCAAGAATTATCTAAGTCTTATCTTTCAGTTATGGGCATTACATCGCTACTAGATGCACCAATTTGGCTAGAGGGTCGTTTGATAGGCGTAGTGTGTCATGAACACATAGGCAAAGGTCGCCAATGGACTTTGGAAGAAGAGACTTTTGCCGGCTCGATTGCAGATTTTGTGACGCTGGCGATAGAAGCAAGCGAGCGAAATGTCGTACAAGAAGCGCTACGACAAAGTGAGGCGCAATTCCGGGCGATTTTTGAGCGTTCCTCTATCGGCATTGGACTTATAGATATGAAAGCCCAGATAGTCGATGCTAATGTAGCATTGTGTGAGATTTTAGGATACAGCCGAGAAGAGCTATACGGCAAGACCTTTACCGATTACATTTCCGCAGAAAGGGGGGATTTAAAACTTTACAAACAACTGATGTCAGGAATTCGCACAGATTTAAAGAGAAGTTCGAGAGACGGCTTTCAAGCCTCGAAACATCAGGAACAGCTTGTCCAAAGACATCGCATTGAGATGGAAAGACGCTGCTTGCATCAAAATGGTAACTTAGTTTGGACTCATATCTCTGTTTCTGTTATACCAGGCAGCAATGGTGAACCCGAATTTTTTTTAGCGATGATTGAGGATATTACTGAACGTAAGCAAACTGAGTTGAAACTACGTGCTTCTCAAGAAGCAGCAGAAGCCGCCAGTCGGGCAAAAAGTGAATTTTTAGCAACCATGAGCCATGAGTTGCGGACGCCTCTGAATGCGATTATGGGTTTGTCGCAGTTGCTACAACAAGAAATAGTTGGCTCTCTCAATGAAAAGCAGAATGAATATGTAACTTCCATATATAGTAGTGGTGAACATTTACTAGCGCTGATTAACGATATTCTCGATTTATCTAAGGTAGAAGCAGGTAAAGAGGAACTGTTGCTGTCACCTTTGCCAGTGTCCGATTTATGTAATTATGCCATTTGGACAGTGCGCGATCGCGCCTTAGAAAAGGGATTGCAACTTACCTGTAAAATTGACCTAGAAGAAGATATTTGCATTGCTGATGAGCGGCGTATCAAGCAAATGCTACTCAACCTGCTCACCAATGCCATTAAATTCACCCCAGCCGGTCAGGTATCACTGCTAGTCAAAAAAGTACCACAAGGGATAACATTTACAATTTCAGATACGGGAATTGGTATAGACTCAAGTCAGTTTCAATTTCTATTTGAACCGTTTAAACAACTTGATAGTCGGTTAAATCGGCAGTATGAAGGCACTGGTTTAGGTTTAGCATTAACACGCAAATTAGCACGTTTGCATGGTGGAGATGTTACCGTGACATCAACTCTAGGAAAGGGTAGTCAGTTCACTCTGTTTCTACCAAATTCAGCGCATCTGGGAGATGAGTGA
- a CDS encoding GNAT family N-acetyltransferase — translation MSNLVIKVAEFPQHFPAIQAIRKSVFQEEQGVDPALEFDGKDEISTHLIAYLNGEVVGTTRIRYLDEKTAKIERLAVLSTARGQGIGKKIMENALQVVANKNIPEVMVHAQEYIKDLYKKLDFVEEGEIFEEASIPHIAMRKIFSDSK, via the coding sequence ATGAGTAATTTAGTTATAAAAGTTGCTGAATTTCCTCAACATTTTCCGGCAATTCAAGCAATTAGAAAATCAGTTTTTCAAGAAGAACAAGGTGTAGATCCCGCTTTAGAGTTTGATGGCAAAGATGAAATATCTACTCATCTAATTGCTTATTTAAATGGTGAAGTTGTGGGTACTACCAGAATCAGATATTTGGATGAAAAAACTGCCAAAATAGAAAGGCTCGCTGTTTTATCGACAGCTAGAGGACAGGGTATTGGTAAAAAAATTATGGAAAATGCTCTACAAGTGGTAGCTAACAAAAATATTCCAGAAGTAATGGTTCATGCTCAAGAATATATAAAAGATTTATACAAAAAATTGGATTTTGTCGAAGAAGGAGAAATATTTGAAGAAGCTAGTATTCCCCATATCGCAATGAGGAAAATTTTCTCAGATTCTAAGTGA
- the pruA gene encoding L-glutamate gamma-semialdehyde dehydrogenase → MVLQVQTSTYEAKTQEIAKQLLAATQENRSFFSSLRDQMRWDDKLLAWAMSNPGLRVQLFRFIDTLPALHSKSEIASHLQEYLGDESVELPAALKGMLNFANPDSVPGQVAATTVGTAVETLAHKYISGENIKQVIKTVERLRKEKMAFTIDLLGEAVITEAEAQSYLERYLELMQQLVEASKNWSAIPAIDEADGEAIPKVQVSVKLTAFYSQFDPLDAKGSEERVSDRIRTLLRRAKELGAAVHFDMEQYAYKDITLSILKKLLLEEEFRQRTDIGITIQAYLRDSEQDVKDVISWLKERGYPLTIRLVKGAYWDQETIKAAQKHWKQPVYNDKAATDANFETITQLLLENHQYVYSAIGSHNVRSHSRAIAIAESLNVPRRRFELQVLYGMGDKVAKALVDRGYRVRVYCPYGELLPGMAYLIRRLLENTANSSFLRQNLENRPIEELLAPPIVKDEKNSLTPNSHFLGAADTDYAEEEVRKKTAQAFQNVRQQLGKTYLPLINGEYVNTPEFVDSLNPSNFSEVIGKVGLISVEQAEQAMQAAKAAFPGWKKTPAKQRADILRKAGDLMELRRAELSAWIVLEVGKPVKEADGEVSEAIDFCRYYADEIERLDEGVNYDIPGETNRYIYQPRGIAVVISPWNFPLAIACGMTVAALVSGNCTLLKPAETSSVITAKLTEILIDAGFPKGVFQYVPGKGSQVGAYLVNHPDTHVIAFTGSQEVGCRIYAEAATLKPGQKHMKRVIAEMGGKNAIIVDESADLDQAVVGVVQSAFGYSGQKCSAASRVIVLQPIYDAFVQRLVEATKSLNIGEAELPSTQVGPVIDANARDRIREYIEKGKAEAQLALELPSPEQGYFIGPVIFSEVSPNAVISQQEIFGPVLAVIRVKDFQEALAVANGTNYALTGGLYSRTPSHIQQAQTEFEVGNLYINRNITGAIVGRQPFGGFKLSGVGSKAGGPDYLLQFLEPRAVTENIQRQGFAPIEGAE, encoded by the coding sequence GTGGTATTACAAGTACAAACAAGCACCTACGAAGCTAAAACCCAAGAAATTGCTAAACAACTTCTCGCAGCAACCCAGGAAAATCGTTCGTTTTTTTCTTCCCTGCGGGATCAAATGCGCTGGGATGATAAATTACTAGCTTGGGCGATGAGTAATCCTGGCTTGCGGGTGCAACTATTTCGCTTTATAGATACACTACCTGCTTTACACAGTAAATCAGAAATTGCCTCACATTTACAAGAATACCTCGGCGATGAATCTGTAGAATTACCAGCAGCTTTGAAGGGGATGCTGAACTTTGCTAATCCCGATTCTGTACCAGGACAAGTTGCTGCTACAACCGTTGGTACAGCGGTTGAGACTCTCGCCCATAAATATATTTCTGGGGAAAATATTAAACAAGTCATCAAAACAGTTGAACGACTGCGAAAAGAGAAAATGGCTTTCACCATCGACTTACTTGGTGAAGCGGTGATTACCGAAGCGGAAGCGCAGTCTTATCTAGAACGCTATCTAGAATTAATGCAACAATTGGTGGAAGCATCGAAGAATTGGTCAGCTATCCCGGCTATTGATGAGGCTGATGGCGAAGCAATCCCAAAAGTTCAGGTTTCTGTGAAATTAACGGCGTTTTATTCCCAATTTGACCCATTAGATGCTAAAGGTAGTGAGGAGCGAGTTAGCGATCGCATCCGTACTCTCTTACGTCGTGCTAAAGAATTAGGCGCAGCTGTACATTTTGATATGGAACAGTATGCCTATAAGGATATAACTCTCAGCATCCTGAAAAAACTGTTACTAGAAGAAGAATTTCGGCAACGTACAGATATTGGCATCACAATTCAAGCATATCTGCGTGATAGCGAGCAAGATGTCAAAGACGTAATTTCTTGGTTGAAAGAACGCGGTTATCCCCTAACAATCCGTTTGGTGAAAGGCGCATATTGGGATCAAGAAACCATCAAAGCAGCCCAAAAGCATTGGAAACAGCCAGTTTACAACGATAAAGCGGCAACTGATGCGAACTTTGAAACCATCACTCAGCTGTTGTTAGAAAATCATCAATATGTCTATTCTGCCATTGGTAGCCATAACGTGCGATCGCACTCTCGTGCCATTGCCATCGCTGAAAGCTTAAATGTCCCTCGCCGTCGCTTTGAATTACAAGTCCTGTACGGTATGGGTGATAAAGTTGCCAAGGCGTTGGTTGATAGGGGTTATCGGGTAAGAGTTTACTGTCCCTACGGTGAATTATTACCTGGGATGGCGTATTTAATTCGGCGGTTGTTGGAAAATACCGCTAATAGTTCTTTTTTACGGCAAAATCTCGAAAATCGACCAATTGAAGAATTATTAGCGCCGCCAATTGTCAAAGATGAAAAGAACTCTTTAACTCCTAACTCTCATTTCCTCGGTGCGGCTGATACCGATTACGCTGAAGAAGAGGTGAGAAAGAAGACGGCGCAAGCTTTCCAAAATGTTCGTCAACAGTTGGGTAAGACTTATTTACCACTGATTAATGGCGAGTATGTCAATACGCCAGAATTTGTTGATTCTCTCAATCCTTCTAATTTCAGTGAGGTAATTGGTAAAGTTGGGTTGATTAGCGTTGAACAGGCGGAACAGGCGATGCAAGCTGCGAAAGCGGCGTTTCCTGGGTGGAAGAAAACGCCAGCCAAACAACGCGCTGATATTTTGCGGAAAGCGGGTGATTTGATGGAACTCCGCCGCGCCGAACTTTCAGCTTGGATAGTTTTGGAAGTTGGTAAACCAGTTAAGGAAGCTGATGGAGAGGTTTCGGAAGCGATAGACTTTTGTCGGTACTACGCTGATGAGATAGAACGTTTAGATGAAGGTGTGAATTATGACATACCTGGTGAAACCAATCGTTATATTTACCAGCCACGCGGTATTGCTGTCGTGATTTCTCCTTGGAATTTTCCGCTAGCGATCGCTTGTGGAATGACTGTTGCAGCTTTAGTTTCAGGCAATTGCACTCTCCTCAAACCTGCGGAAACATCTTCTGTCATTACGGCAAAACTCACAGAAATTTTGATCGATGCTGGTTTTCCTAAAGGTGTATTTCAATACGTACCTGGCAAGGGTTCCCAAGTCGGTGCTTATTTGGTAAATCATCCAGATACTCACGTGATTGCTTTTACAGGTTCCCAAGAAGTAGGCTGTAGAATTTACGCAGAAGCGGCAACACTGAAACCCGGACAAAAGCACATGAAACGGGTGATTGCAGAAATGGGCGGCAAGAATGCCATTATTGTCGATGAGAGTGCTGATTTAGACCAGGCTGTTGTGGGAGTGGTGCAATCGGCATTTGGTTACAGTGGCCAAAAATGTTCTGCCGCCTCTAGGGTGATTGTACTGCAACCGATTTATGATGCCTTTGTGCAGCGATTGGTGGAAGCGACGAAATCCTTAAATATTGGGGAAGCAGAATTACCGAGTACCCAAGTTGGGCCAGTAATTGATGCTAATGCGCGCGATCGCATCCGCGAGTATATTGAGAAGGGTAAGGCAGAAGCACAACTAGCATTGGAATTACCATCACCTGAACAAGGATATTTTATCGGGCCAGTCATCTTTAGTGAAGTATCGCCAAATGCGGTAATTTCCCAGCAAGAAATTTTTGGCCCTGTGCTAGCGGTAATTCGGGTAAAAGATTTCCAGGAAGCGTTAGCAGTCGCCAACGGTACAAACTACGCCTTAACTGGCGGACTTTATTCTCGAACACCTTCGCACATTCAGCAGGCGCAGACAGAATTTGAAGTTGGGAATTTGTACATTAACCGCAATATTACCGGAGCGATCGTTGGACGGCAACCCTTTGGTGGATTTAAACTTTCTGGAGTAGGTTCTAAAGCAGGTGGCCCTGATTATCTGCTGCAATTTTTGGAACCACGCGCAGTTACAGAAAATATTCAGCGCCAAGGTTTTGCACCAATTGAAGGTGCAGAGTGA